Sequence from the Fusarium oxysporum Fo47 chromosome VI, complete sequence genome:
CGATTGTAACAATGAAAactgctggtacttctatcatACGCAAAATCAGGTGCGTGGGGAAGTACCATTTGTTGCGATCATTTTCATTGGCTCTAGACCTCGGTCGTGACCCATTTGTAGCCTTGTGTCGTTCAAAGAGATAACCGGAAAGGATAAGAGGGAAATCTTTTGTGAGAGAAAGTGGGCATGCCTTTTGGCTGTGGAAGTTGGAGGAGTGCTATTTGCCCCAACAAATAAGGAATTCCCCGTATTCCCGGACTCGAATCAGGTTTCCCCAACCACCCAATACTGCATTTCAACCAATGGGTGGACAGTAAACCGTCACTAGCGGGGTACAGAGCTATTACTTAGACCACTGTGCAAGACAGCCGAGACCGATCATGTACTTTCAATATAAATCCTTCATTACATTCATTCATCTTGGTTCTACAATTGTTATTTCTTCATTATAAATCCCTACTCATTACCCTAAGTGGATCACCGTGCCTACACCATAATTACGATCAAGTCATGCATCTACTTCTGCTAACACCTCAGAAGAACAAAGACAGCCCCAGAATAGTGCTGGTATGTTCTGTAATGCGAAATGGATCCAAGTCTCGATTGCTTGTGGTAGGTCGTACCTGTAGGTATCTGTTAAAGTTTTACTGATAATATCCCTTCAGGATGCTGAGGGCACAAGATCATAGTTCGTTGGAAATATCCTTGGTTCCGACCCAGAAACTCTTCTAACGGCAGCAGTATGACGACCAATAGCTGGCATATTCCCAATGCACCAGTTCCGACCGGGATTGCCGCTTCGGCAGCATAATATCCTGGTGCTGCCGTTAGGAGCTGCGTCAAAAAAGGACAGCGGCCTATGGGCTACCATTGAGGGTTCTCCATTTTCTGGGGGTAGGTGGTGAGGGAAGCTGGCCTTGGGAACTCGACGTTGGCTCTATGCAACCCTTTGATAACGAAGTATCTTGCTTGCAGAATTTGCTGAGTCACTTCTACTCCAAAGCAATAATTCCTCCCTCTGATTGCACTCAACGTAGAACGCGCGTTGGGGACGTAGGTATCACTCCTCAACATTATTAGTGAGGGCCATCGAACCCTAAGACCAGCTAGAAGGGTTGATGTGACGATGGCGTAGTGCCAGCTAGGGGAAGAATCCCTAGCATGTGATTTTCGAATTTGGGCTGCATGATTTATACAAGCCAATCACACACCTGGACCGTTTCTCAAACGTTTTGCGCTGACCAACACAACCGTGAGCAGTTACCTGCGACTGCGGCCACCCCATTTCCCAGAATTCTCTTGAATCTGCGATAAGTGTTGCAAGAACTGAAGTGAGAACTAGAAGTTTACGATGGGAATGAGATGCACGTATAGTACACCAAAACTCGATTCCAAATATACGGATGGACCTATCGACTGAAGTGGACAAAATGGCCTTACATTGTACACAGATGACTAAAATAAACTGGGAATCTTTTGAGGCATATGCTCTAAGTTTAGTTGGTCTCATTTTCCAATCCGCAATTATCTACCCACCCCACATAAGCCTCAGAGAAAGCGCAGGGGTCTCTTTATAGCTGTGGAAAACGTTAAATGGCACGTAGCTCGCCCTTTCATTCAAGCGTCATCACCTATTCCTTCTCTCCCCTCCTTTACTTTTCGACGTCTTTTACCCCGTCGTGAATATCTAGAGGTTTTCAATCACCTCTTCTGTTTTTTTAATGGTTTTCTTTTTACCGCCATCCCTTATCTTATTGAACACGTTCTCAACTGGTTGTGTCTCCATCAAATACCACACAATACCCTGCAAAGAACACTTAGAAAGAACCTTAATCCTCTTCGCGATAAGGCACCTTTGCCGAATAGTAACTTCATCGAATAGTTGCGCAATTTGGTGGACATGGCGACCTCACATTCTTCTGCTACATCGACCACTCCGTCACGCAACGGCAACCGTCGTGTCACATCACCAGACACGACGTCGTGCACATCGCAAGCGCCTGTCGTGACCCCACCCAAGAGGCGCCCCCACCACATCTACCAGCCAGCCAAGAACTCCCTTTACGACATCTTTGAGCAACACTGTGGCACAGCGCTCTTTGTGCGCCCCATCTGCTGGACTGATTTACATGCTCAACTCCTCGGTGTGAAATGGGAGGAACTACCACCATGTGATACACCTCAGCCTACGATATCCCCAGCAACGCCACCTTCGCCAGGGCACCTCAATCCGTCGAATACAATCATCACTCTTAACAACGCGCTCGCATATATTCTTCTGCCTGACCCGATGCACCCTATCCTCACTTCCAATGCCGTCAAGACAGCCCTCATGACGCTATGGCCTAAAGCCTTTAGTGAGCCGCATTACTTACCCGAATTCCATCTATACTTTGGCGGTCTCGTTTATCGTAATGCTGTGCCCGCGCAGATCTTGTGGAATTTCCCTTCTGATGAGGCAAAGTCTTCCTACTCTTCCTTCAGATCAGTCTCAACGCAGTTCCCTCCAAATCAAAGCCCTACTAATCTACCCATGATCTGCTATATTGGCAAGACCCAGCTGGCGTCAGTCCGAAACAACTCATTTCGCCTTGCATGTGGCCCAGGGAGACCATGGAACGAGCCCGTGTTTCGTATCCAGCAACTCAGGGCTCGCATGCTCGTGCCTTCAAATTCAGATCACGATGCGCACTTCGTGGGCGTATTTTTAGGGATGGCGCAGAAGCACTTTTACCCTTCCCCACCTATCACTGGCAGACGTGACTTACGAATATCCCCAGAGCAAGGCATCCTCCCGTGCCCTAACTTTCACGACCTCAAATTGAGGATCCTCACCCACGACACGGACACATTGGAGTTTATTGTCCACACTGGATACGTAACAAAGGAATTTTTGGAAAAGTTCCACGACCCGTTCAAGGCGCCGCTCGACGATGACAATGCTGCCGTTTCAGGCCTCAAGATCGAATACACAAGGGTTCCCATTTGGCCGATTCTAGGCCTACGAGAGAGACTTGGCAAAGCCTTAGGCCAGGAAGTTGTTGGTGCCTTTAATCCAGGAGAGATAGAAACATGGGAGAAAGAACGCGGGGAATAGGGCGGCGAGAAGCGCAAGTGAGAGGTCCTCTGAGAAGTAATTAACAGTAACTTCgaggaggagtttgatgaCGAACCGGAAAGGGTGTCAAAGAAGTGCTGCCTGAACTGGAGTACACCGGTCGGTGTACTCATCTGAGAGCTAGAAGTTGTGAATGCATAGAATGAACAGGGCTGAACGCCAAAGGATGATGGTTTGGTGGTGCAGACACGTTCTAAGACCGAAACTCAAGCATCAAGCCATCCATGGACAGAGGATATGACATGGAACCGGCGTGTGAATATGGAACTATGACGCCCTGGATACGAATGCGAGGGTTCACGGGGTGTTTTTTCCATGATTTATCTCATCTTCAATATGTGCTAACTATTACGAGGCTCATTTCGGTATATCTCCTGATGCCCAGGATTTCGTTGACACGAATATCTTTAACCCTGACATAGGAAATATACAACTTATACATAGTCACAATCTTTCCGAACGATGTAGCTACTGTAGATTTTGAATATACTGGCTTTGACTATATTCAGTAAATCACCTTCCATGTGGCACCAACCGATCCAAGCCCCAACTGAATGTCTCGTCCTTTCAAGGTCGAGCCACCGCAGCAGAGACCAAGAACAAAGTCAGCTTTAGATTGACATGTAGGAGAGATGACGATAGCCATCACAGCagtcgttgaagaagctgtgcCCACAACGATCTTATCGCGGAGTGCAAACTGGAGCAGATGGTTGATATAGGCATAACTTAGGTGCGACTGACGAAGGTCGATCGACCAGAAAGCATGCCGCCACAAAACCGAGCATCCGTTTTGGACATCGATTATGACGACCAGATTTCGCAGTTGAATAGGCCTATCAAAATAGAAGCGGACGGCATCGAACCGTGTGAATGCGGAATAGGCGTGAACGGGGAATCACACGATGAGGGGTGTGACGTCGATTGCCTAAACACTGCTTACAATGACTTGGACGACCCTTACTGCACTGCGGCGGCCAGCCCTCAAAGATGTTGGGCGTCAGACCCAAAGGGTAGTTGAATATTCTATTCCCCAATCAAACAGAACGTTCTTCGATACTACCTAGCCATTATACTTTATTACAGGAGGACTGGTCACAGGAAAATGGCCAAATCAAGATAAGAACCTAGGGAATTTTCGCGCCAGTCAATACTCAAGCTGATCTCCCCCACCGTAACACTCCAACACACTAAATATTGCTGGTATCCAAATGTTCGTAACTCAAGGGTACAATAATACTATTGCGTCATACGATGTCGTATATTCGATGGTAGGCTAGCTTGCCCGAACCTCCAGTTGCTCTATGCAGTACGGCAGAGCATAAGATGCAATTTAGGGTATGGATGAGCCCAGATATAGACTATCGGGCGGCATTGGAGGAGCCGGTGTTGGAAACAGAATAAGGAAACTCGTAATGAATTAGTATATCTGGCAACAGCGCGCCGTTGCGAAATTTGCGGAGAATGTCCAGGGCCTCCTGCTCTGATAGACACCTTAGGAGGTGGTAAAATTGTTCGTTATGTGTCCCGGAGATACGGGAAAGCACTACTTTATTAGTGAGGTGGATCTGGACATAATAAGGAGGCGTTATGATGATCAACGCTTTGCTTCATAGGGCCATCATATATCGCATGGGTTCAAAAGAATGGAATCCGTTTGTTCGTTCTACTT
This genomic interval carries:
- a CDS encoding uncharacterized protein (expressed protein), whose translation is MHLLLLTPQKNKDSPRIVLVCSVMRNGSKSRLLVDAEGTRSYMTTNSWHIPNAPVPTGIAASAA
- a CDS encoding uncharacterized protein (expressed protein), which translates into the protein MVFFLPPSLILLNTFSTGCVSIKYHTIPCKEHLERTLILFAIRHLCRIVTSSNSCAIWWTWRPHILLLHRPLRHATATVVSHHQTRRRAHRKRLS
- a CDS encoding uncharacterized protein (expressed protein) — encoded protein: MHPILTSNAVKTALMTLWPKAFSEPHYLPEFHLYFGGLVYRNAVPAQILWNFPSDEAKSSYSSFRSVSTQFPPNQSPTNLPMICYIGKTQLASVRNNSFRLACGPGRPWNEPVFRIQQLRARMLVPSNSDHDAHFVGVFLGMAQKHFYPSPPITGRRDLRISPEQGILPCPNFHDLKLRILTHDTDTLEFIVHTGYVTKEFLEKFHDPFKAPLDDDNAAVSGLKIEYTRVPIWPILGLRERLGKALGQEVVGAFNPGEIETWEKERGE